A section of the Pseudanabaena mucicola str. Chao 1806 genome encodes:
- the cobS gene encoding adenosylcobinamide-GDP ribazoletransferase translates to MQHWQKFQAALIFYTCLPLLPKGMLDFRGIAVYAPLIGIFIGSAIACLDLLLGLLKPTPEFIYLRSLLTILLGLLITGGLHLDGAMDTADGLAVTDPNRRLEVMADSNTGAFGAMAAIAILLFKVVALAAITDQRFWILANVWAWARWGQLRAIMAYPYLKVIGKGKFHQEDLHHWQVWLVAILLTMSNLAIAYFFHAIYLGIGITLIGFILAWLIGAWFNRQLGGHTGDTYGAIVEWTEALSLVAIAYL, encoded by the coding sequence ATGCAGCATTGGCAAAAATTTCAGGCAGCCTTAATTTTTTATACCTGTCTGCCCCTACTTCCCAAGGGAATGCTCGATTTTCGGGGAATTGCTGTCTATGCGCCACTAATCGGAATTTTTATCGGTAGTGCGATCGCCTGCTTAGATCTCCTGTTAGGACTACTTAAACCTACACCTGAATTTATTTATCTGCGATCGCTACTTACGATTTTATTAGGATTATTAATCACGGGCGGTTTACATCTCGACGGGGCAATGGATACTGCCGACGGGCTTGCCGTTACCGATCCCAATCGTCGCCTTGAGGTGATGGCGGATAGTAATACGGGAGCCTTTGGAGCAATGGCAGCGATCGCTATTTTGCTTTTTAAAGTTGTTGCGCTTGCGGCGATTACAGATCAGCGATTTTGGATTTTAGCCAATGTTTGGGCTTGGGCAAGGTGGGGACAGTTACGAGCAATCATGGCTTATCCCTATCTCAAAGTGATCGGCAAGGGCAAATTTCATCAAGAAGATTTGCATCACTGGCAGGTGTGGCTAGTAGCGATTTTATTGACGATGAGTAATTTAGCGATCGCCTATTTTTTCCATGCAATTTATTTGGGAATTGGTATAACGCTGATTGGTTTTATCCTTGCATGGCTCATTGGTGCATGGTTTAATCGTCAACTTGGTGGACATACGGGCGATACTTACGGTGCGATCGTCGAGTGGACAGAAGCCCTGAGTTTAGTAGCGATCGCCTACTTGTAA
- the dndE gene encoding DNA sulfur modification protein DndE has product MEPPIDRIRISQNAREQLLKLKRATHIENWNILCRWALCKSLAEATPPSVINIVTDSNVEMTWQVFAGNLSDILIVALKQRCYNDGLSIDKETLATQFRLHLHRGIGYLAGDPNIKKLEDLILGISQIIEDRC; this is encoded by the coding sequence ATGGAACCACCTATTGATCGCATCCGCATCTCTCAAAATGCCAGAGAGCAACTCCTCAAACTCAAACGGGCTACCCATATCGAGAATTGGAATATTCTCTGCCGATGGGCACTATGTAAATCTCTCGCTGAAGCAACTCCTCCATCAGTTATTAATATAGTCACTGATAGCAATGTGGAGATGACTTGGCAAGTTTTTGCTGGCAATCTGTCAGACATTCTCATTGTTGCTCTCAAGCAACGTTGCTACAATGACGGACTAAGTATAGACAAAGAAACTCTAGCCACTCAGTTTCGCCTTCATTTGCATCGTGGTATTGGTTATCTTGCAGGCGATCCAAATATAAAAAAGCTTGAGGATTTAATTCTAGGCATTAGTCAAATAATTGAGGATAGATGCTGA
- a CDS encoding RluA family pseudouridine synthase: MNSEITPTENNLNLIEVTSELAKSERIDRFLAQHTELSRSRIQSLIDEGYVTVNDVICSNKKDLIKAGDRIQLITPSAKPLDLIAQEIPLDILYEDEHLIVINKPAGLVVHPAVGHGDGTLVNALLAHCQELSGINGTQRPGIVHRLDKDTSGVMVVAKDDHAHKDLQAQIQAKTARREYLGIVHGVPKGQLGGESGVIDAAISRHHRDRKKMAVVENGRKAVTHWQIKERLGNYTLVKFDLETGRTHQIRVHSAYMGWAIAGDPVYGHPNKEVSQYLSGQALHAWRLTFMHPVSGELIENIAPLPEGFEKLLTALRRKR, translated from the coding sequence ATGAACTCAGAGATAACTCCTACAGAAAATAATCTTAATTTGATTGAAGTTACGTCAGAATTAGCTAAATCAGAGCGTATTGATCGTTTTTTAGCACAACATACTGAGCTATCGCGATCGCGAATACAATCATTGATTGATGAGGGTTATGTCACTGTTAACGATGTCATTTGTAGTAATAAAAAAGACTTAATTAAGGCAGGCGATCGTATTCAGTTAATCACCCCATCAGCAAAACCTCTGGATTTAATTGCTCAAGAGATTCCCTTAGATATTCTCTACGAAGATGAGCATTTGATAGTAATTAATAAACCTGCTGGACTGGTCGTACATCCTGCTGTAGGTCATGGTGATGGAACCTTAGTCAATGCCCTCTTAGCCCATTGTCAAGAACTCTCAGGCATCAATGGAACTCAACGTCCAGGCATAGTCCATCGCTTAGATAAAGATACCAGTGGCGTGATGGTGGTGGCGAAAGATGATCATGCTCATAAGGATCTGCAAGCCCAGATACAGGCAAAAACAGCCCGACGGGAATATTTAGGAATTGTGCACGGAGTTCCTAAAGGTCAACTAGGGGGGGAATCAGGAGTAATTGATGCAGCGATCTCTAGACATCATCGCGATCGCAAAAAAATGGCAGTAGTCGAAAATGGGCGCAAAGCTGTTACCCATTGGCAAATTAAGGAACGTTTAGGCAATTACACTCTCGTTAAATTTGATTTGGAAACGGGACGCACCCATCAAATTCGAGTGCATTCGGCATATATGGGCTGGGCGATCGCAGGTGATCCTGTCTATGGACATCCGAATAAGGAAGTCTCGCAATATCTTTCAGGTCAAGCCCTCCACGCATGGCGGCTCACCTTTATGCATCCAGTCTCAGGCGAACTCATAGAAAATATTGCACCTTTGCCCGAAGGCTTTGAGAAGCTACTGACCGCTTTGCGTCGCAAAAGATGA
- a CDS encoding phasin family protein, translating into MDSNNLLKQLLMLGVGTTSIVLEKIRDASEDWVKDGKIDPEQAAEMFNDIADRLKSEQGNLESLIQRQIRNVMQDLGVPRQNEMDELRGRIDRLERQVRELENKQWR; encoded by the coding sequence ATGGATAGCAATAATTTGCTGAAGCAGTTATTAATGCTTGGAGTAGGTACAACTTCGATAGTACTGGAAAAGATTAGGGACGCTAGCGAAGATTGGGTCAAGGATGGCAAGATCGATCCAGAACAAGCTGCGGAGATGTTTAATGATATTGCCGACCGCCTCAAGTCGGAGCAAGGAAATTTAGAATCTTTAATTCAGCGGCAAATTCGCAATGTAATGCAGGATTTGGGTGTGCCGCGCCAAAATGAAATGGACGAATTGCGGGGAAGAATTGATCGCCTTGAGCGTCAAGTACGCGAATTAGAAAATAAACAGTGGCGCTAA
- a CDS encoding FAD-binding oxidoreductase — MQISLENLLEELSGLEKITNPTQVAKLSEDYAHFSPVLVPLLTGKVGDVVVRPSNESEVLRIAQICVKYQIPLTVRGSGTGNYGQCTPMRGGIILETSRLQTIKWIKAGLACVEAGVKMGTLDKKAQEIGWESRMVPSTFRTATVGGFIAGGSGGIGSVLYGQLRDRGNLRAVRVVTLEDEPRIIELRGDEVQKVNHAYGTNGIITELEVPLAPAYDWSEFVVRFADFMTAARFGQALGNSDGIIKKLISVHAAPTSNYFTALQSYIPKDSHCALVLVAESDREPFLSLVQEFQGEVCYEKNAQEAIKGLSLAEFSWNHTTLHARATDDSFTYLQSLFFNDPRLELVQRMHEYFGDEVIMHLEFIRVNGVVIPAAIQLVRFTTSDRLNEIIDYHESQGVFIANPHTYILEDGGMKTVDYAQLNFKRMVDPYGLMNPDKMKAWQS; from the coding sequence ATGCAAATATCTTTAGAAAACTTATTAGAAGAATTATCGGGGCTTGAAAAAATTACTAATCCTACCCAAGTTGCAAAACTGTCGGAAGATTATGCCCACTTTAGTCCCGTCCTTGTTCCATTATTAACAGGAAAAGTTGGTGATGTTGTAGTGCGACCCAGTAACGAAAGTGAAGTATTGAGGATTGCTCAAATCTGTGTGAAATATCAAATCCCTCTGACTGTCAGGGGTAGTGGAACAGGAAACTATGGACAATGCACGCCGATGCGTGGTGGGATAATTTTAGAAACTTCTCGCCTACAAACAATCAAATGGATAAAAGCAGGGCTAGCCTGTGTGGAAGCGGGCGTAAAAATGGGAACTCTTGATAAAAAAGCCCAAGAAATTGGCTGGGAATCTCGGATGGTTCCATCAACCTTTAGAACTGCTACCGTTGGTGGATTTATTGCGGGCGGCAGTGGCGGTATTGGTTCAGTTTTATATGGACAATTACGCGATCGCGGAAATTTACGTGCTGTGCGTGTCGTTACCCTTGAAGATGAACCCCGTATTATCGAGTTGCGTGGCGATGAAGTCCAAAAGGTCAATCACGCCTATGGCACAAATGGCATTATTACCGAACTAGAAGTTCCATTAGCTCCCGCCTATGATTGGTCAGAGTTTGTGGTTCGTTTTGCGGACTTCATGACTGCGGCGAGATTTGGGCAGGCTCTCGGTAACAGCGATGGCATTATCAAAAAGCTAATTAGTGTCCATGCAGCACCAACTAGCAACTATTTCACAGCCTTACAGAGCTATATTCCTAAGGATTCCCATTGTGCCTTGGTGCTTGTGGCAGAAAGTGATCGCGAACCATTTCTTAGTCTTGTTCAGGAGTTTCAAGGTGAAGTTTGCTATGAGAAAAATGCTCAGGAGGCAATTAAGGGACTTAGCCTTGCCGAGTTTTCTTGGAATCACACGACACTCCATGCCCGTGCTACCGATGACTCTTTTACCTATCTTCAGAGTCTATTTTTCAATGATCCGAGATTGGAACTGGTGCAACGGATGCATGAATATTTCGGTGACGAGGTAATTATGCACTTGGAGTTTATTCGAGTAAATGGTGTGGTCATCCCTGCGGCGATTCAATTGGTGCGCTTCACGACAAGCGATCGCCTTAATGAAATCATTGACTACCACGAATCGCAGGGAGTATTCATCGCCAATCCCCATACCTATATTCTCGAAGATGGTGGTATGAAAACCGTAGATTACGCTCAGTTGAATTTCAAGCGCATGGTTGATCCTTACGGATTAATGAATCCCGATAAGATGAAAGCTTGGCAGTCATAA
- a CDS encoding XisI protein encodes MDTITQYRQYIKTVLENHARHVWDDRIQAQIIIDPERDHYQLVYVGWRDSKRCYGVVIHIDIIDGKIWIQQDGTEIGSANELVEMGIPKQDIVLGFDPPNLRQYTDFAIN; translated from the coding sequence ATGGATACCATTACCCAATACCGTCAGTACATAAAAACTGTCTTAGAAAATCATGCTCGACATGTTTGGGATGATCGCATACAAGCTCAAATAATTATTGATCCAGAACGAGATCATTACCAGCTTGTTTATGTTGGTTGGCGCGATTCTAAACGTTGCTATGGCGTAGTTATCCATATAGATATTATTGATGGCAAAATTTGGATTCAACAAGACGGAACTGAAATTGGTTCAGCCAATGAATTAGTTGAAATGGGAATTCCCAAACAAGATATCGTACTTGGTTTCGATCCGCCTAATCTTCGGCAATATACAGACTTTGCCATAAATTGA
- the rsmI gene encoding 16S rRNA (cytidine(1402)-2'-O)-methyltransferase yields the protein MEVSGTLYLVGTPIGNLEDMTFRAIATLKQVDLIAAEDTRHTGKLLHHFGIETPQTSYHEHNAHKRVPELVEKLQQGMAIALVTDAGMPAISDPGVELVQGCIAAGVRVVPIPVVTAGIAALTASGFATQYYGFDGFLPTDKKERRDRLEILRSETRTMILYEAPHRLLRTLEDLAKSLDKTRRISVARELTKLHEEFWRGSIEEAIAYFTDHAPKGEFTLVIEGAKPSEKPVWTEEVILKELQNLIDAGISRSDASRQLAELADLPRRQIYQLALTL from the coding sequence ATGGAAGTTTCAGGAACTCTCTATTTGGTGGGAACGCCGATTGGTAATTTGGAGGATATGACTTTTCGGGCGATCGCCACGCTTAAACAGGTAGATTTAATTGCGGCGGAAGATACAAGGCATACGGGCAAACTCCTACATCATTTTGGGATTGAGACACCTCAAACTAGTTATCACGAACATAATGCCCATAAGCGTGTACCTGAATTAGTCGAAAAACTCCAGCAAGGTATGGCGATCGCCTTGGTCACCGATGCAGGTATGCCTGCAATTTCTGACCCTGGGGTAGAACTGGTGCAGGGTTGTATTGCCGCAGGAGTGCGCGTAGTCCCAATCCCCGTAGTCACCGCAGGAATTGCCGCTTTGACAGCTTCAGGTTTTGCGACGCAATATTATGGCTTTGATGGATTTTTGCCAACGGATAAAAAGGAACGTCGCGATCGCTTAGAAATTTTGCGTTCGGAAACCCGCACGATGATTCTCTATGAAGCCCCACATCGGTTATTACGCACCCTTGAGGATTTAGCCAAGAGCTTAGACAAAACTAGACGTATTTCGGTGGCAAGGGAATTAACAAAACTCCATGAGGAATTTTGGCGCGGCTCAATCGAAGAAGCGATCGCTTATTTCACAGATCATGCCCCTAAAGGAGAATTCACATTAGTCATAGAAGGCGCAAAACCTAGTGAAAAGCCTGTATGGACAGAGGAAGTCATTTTAAAAGAGTTACAAAATTTGATTGATGCTGGTATTTCGCGATCAGATGCGAGCCGTCAATTAGCGGAGCTAGCTGATTTACCCCGTCGTCAAATTTATCAGTTAGCTCTGACACTTTAG
- the dndD gene encoding DNA sulfur modification protein DndD: MDIHEIWFPSRRGTVLIFRELTLQNFGAYQGKHTINLSVDISQDHPPIVLLGGLNGGGKTTFIDALRLVLYGAKAQCSTRGNLSYGEFLSQSVNREAKIGEEAAIELVFEQANFNKSELRQVPISISRRWTQQPKNGRDILEVRVDGWNNETLTNTWDEFIEEIIPIGISGLFLFDGEQIRELALQDTPTQGIVDAIRTILGLELVDRLEIDLEVLTSKKRRESSDTEAFNKLTEIESLIAQQSAEIELEAAHKSQLEVDLKQAQVNLAEAEREFMRKGGKAAGDKQELEQNYQRLKEEADQQRKLLLDLAETCLPLMLIKSPLLEQALSQSQKELHLQKAKAALDLIKERDRKLSEFVEQQLPKKYTRLVQEFLETELSQLEDESQHGEIWLGSDLDLVNSLSNLLEQDLPKNLALSSVALQKLESCDRESSQIQNVIASAASPEIYQQLLQKKEEAEALCESLVNQLDDSQRNLALLERKLASSKRELENYGTTIVARSNLEFFFQSVGKVQATMDAFRKELTAHKIAQLENSVTECFLHLLHKSRLVHRITIAPETFRLELYNAEGKSIPKHRLSAGEKQMLAIAFLWGLSRVSGCQLPVVIDTPLGRLDSSHRLNLLDRYFPNASQQVILLSTDTEIGKEEVTRLRQNQLIAHEYILDYDESINRTSIRSGYFW, encoded by the coding sequence TTGGACATCCATGAAATTTGGTTCCCCAGTCGCAGAGGTACAGTCTTGATTTTTCGCGAATTAACTCTGCAAAATTTTGGTGCTTACCAAGGAAAGCACACGATCAATCTTTCTGTCGATATCAGTCAAGACCATCCACCAATCGTCCTACTAGGTGGCTTAAATGGTGGTGGCAAAACTACCTTTATCGATGCCCTTCGCCTTGTCCTATACGGCGCAAAAGCCCAATGCTCCACAAGAGGCAACCTCAGCTATGGCGAATTTCTCTCTCAAAGCGTCAATCGTGAAGCCAAAATTGGCGAAGAAGCAGCGATCGAATTAGTCTTTGAACAAGCCAACTTCAATAAATCTGAACTGCGTCAAGTTCCGATCTCGATCTCCCGTCGCTGGACACAGCAACCAAAAAATGGACGCGATATTTTAGAAGTCCGTGTCGATGGCTGGAATAACGAAACTCTGACTAACACATGGGATGAATTTATTGAAGAGATTATACCTATAGGGATTTCGGGCTTATTTCTATTTGATGGGGAACAAATCCGAGAATTGGCACTGCAAGACACTCCCACACAGGGCATTGTCGATGCTATTCGCACGATTCTCGGATTAGAGCTAGTCGATCGCTTAGAAATTGATTTGGAAGTCTTAACCAGCAAAAAACGGCGTGAATCGTCTGATACAGAGGCTTTTAATAAACTTACAGAGATCGAATCCCTTATTGCTCAACAATCCGCAGAAATTGAACTAGAAGCAGCACATAAAAGCCAACTAGAAGTTGACTTAAAACAAGCTCAAGTTAACCTTGCAGAAGCAGAACGTGAATTTATGCGTAAAGGCGGGAAAGCGGCGGGAGATAAGCAAGAACTAGAGCAAAATTATCAAAGGCTCAAAGAAGAAGCAGATCAACAAAGAAAGTTATTGCTAGATTTAGCAGAAACTTGTTTACCCCTGATGTTGATTAAATCACCTCTGTTAGAACAAGCACTTTCCCAAAGCCAAAAAGAGCTACATCTGCAAAAAGCTAAAGCTGCTCTAGATCTAATCAAAGAGCGTGATCGCAAACTATCAGAATTTGTAGAGCAACAACTCCCTAAAAAGTACACTCGCTTAGTCCAAGAGTTTTTAGAAACAGAACTTTCCCAACTCGAAGATGAATCGCAGCATGGAGAAATATGGCTAGGTAGCGATCTCGATCTAGTAAATTCTCTATCCAATCTTTTAGAGCAAGATTTACCCAAAAACCTTGCTTTATCAAGTGTGGCATTGCAAAAACTAGAATCTTGCGATCGTGAAAGCTCTCAAATCCAAAATGTGATTGCCTCTGCGGCAAGTCCAGAAATCTATCAACAACTCTTACAGAAAAAAGAAGAAGCTGAAGCACTGTGTGAATCTCTAGTCAATCAGCTAGATGATTCCCAACGTAACTTAGCACTTTTAGAACGCAAGTTAGCTTCTAGTAAAAGAGAACTAGAAAATTATGGAACAACTATAGTCGCAAGAAGCAATTTAGAGTTTTTCTTTCAGTCCGTTGGTAAAGTACAAGCAACTATGGATGCCTTTAGAAAGGAACTCACCGCCCATAAAATTGCTCAATTAGAAAATAGTGTCACTGAATGTTTTCTCCATCTTCTACACAAATCCCGTCTTGTACATCGCATCACGATCGCTCCTGAAACCTTTCGACTAGAGCTATATAATGCTGAAGGTAAGTCCATCCCAAAACATCGCCTTTCCGCAGGTGAAAAACAAATGTTAGCGATCGCCTTTTTGTGGGGATTATCCCGTGTCTCAGGTTGCCAGTTGCCTGTCGTCATTGACACACCTCTTGGTCGTTTGGATTCATCCCACCGCCTCAACCTTCTAGATCGCTATTTCCCCAATGCCAGCCAACAGGTGATTCTGCTTTCAACTGATACCGAAATAGGCAAAGAAGAAGTAACACGCCTCCGCCAAAATCAACTAATCGCCCACGAATATATCCTAGACTACGACGAATCAATCAATCGTACCTCAATAAGATCAGGTTACTTCTGGTAA
- a CDS encoding S41 family peptidase translates to MIKQRRIWSLLVIGLIAITLQFVWIGGANAAVTDYLQEQKFLTNVWQIVNRSYVDADFNHQNWYKVRRQFINRKFNSREDTYAAIREMLATLDDPFTRLLEPDKFKSMQTSTSGELTGVGLQIVVDEPDNKVTVIAPIEGSPADVAGVRSRDRIVGIDNIPTKGLSLDECANRMRGAIGSEVKLSLERPLADGKAFEKLDVVIKRDRIAVTPIIAKLNQEENHKVGYIRLNQFNGNAAADMERTLRKFQSKGADRYVLDLRGNPGGLFDAGLQIARMWIPEGTVVYTVDRHGVQESFEAKGDAITKAPLVVLTDGGSASASEILAGALQENDRAQLVGTTTFGKGLIQSLYELEDGAGLAVTIAKYETPKHHNIHKRGIIPDVEVELKQPITRKQLGTKEDPQYVAALSVLDGTYKSMLAKS, encoded by the coding sequence ATGATAAAACAGCGTCGGATTTGGTCTTTGCTCGTGATTGGTTTGATAGCGATCACCTTGCAATTTGTTTGGATTGGTGGGGCAAATGCTGCGGTGACAGACTATTTGCAAGAACAAAAATTCCTCACCAATGTTTGGCAAATCGTCAACCGTTCGTATGTGGATGCTGATTTTAACCATCAAAACTGGTACAAAGTACGCCGTCAATTTATCAATCGCAAATTTAACAGTCGTGAAGATACCTATGCAGCGATTCGGGAAATGCTCGCAACTTTGGATGATCCCTTCACCCGTTTGCTAGAGCCAGACAAATTCAAAAGTATGCAAACCAGCACATCGGGGGAGTTAACAGGTGTGGGCTTGCAAATAGTTGTCGATGAACCTGATAACAAGGTGACAGTGATTGCACCGATTGAAGGGTCGCCTGCGGATGTGGCGGGTGTGCGATCGCGCGATCGCATTGTTGGTATTGATAACATTCCCACTAAAGGCTTGTCCCTTGATGAATGCGCTAACAGAATGCGTGGAGCGATCGGCTCTGAAGTGAAGCTGAGCCTAGAGCGTCCTCTTGCTGATGGCAAGGCATTTGAGAAGCTTGATGTGGTGATTAAACGAGATCGCATTGCGGTGACACCAATCATTGCAAAGCTCAACCAAGAAGAAAATCACAAAGTTGGCTATATCCGTTTAAATCAATTTAATGGTAATGCGGCAGCGGATATGGAAAGGACTTTAAGGAAATTTCAATCCAAAGGTGCAGATCGCTATGTACTCGATCTACGCGGTAATCCGGGGGGGCTATTTGATGCTGGTTTACAAATTGCGCGGATGTGGATTCCTGAAGGAACTGTCGTTTATACAGTAGATCGTCATGGCGTGCAGGAAAGTTTTGAAGCCAAAGGTGATGCCATTACCAAGGCTCCGCTAGTAGTGCTTACGGATGGCGGCTCGGCTAGTGCTAGTGAGATCCTTGCGGGTGCGCTACAAGAGAATGATCGCGCTCAGCTTGTGGGCACGACCACTTTTGGCAAGGGCTTAATTCAATCTCTCTATGAATTGGAAGATGGTGCAGGTTTAGCGGTGACGATCGCTAAATACGAAACTCCGAAACATCACAATATCCACAAACGCGGCATCATTCCCGATGTGGAAGTTGAACTGAAGCAACCAATCACTCGTAAGCAACTAGGTACTAAGGAAGATCCGCAATATGTGGCGGCACTATCAGTATTGGATGGAACCTATAAAAGTATGCTCGCCAAATCCTAA
- a CDS encoding DNA phosphorothioation-associated putative methyltransferase, with protein MIIGCDHNQIINLCQQSNVGKKLPNALYVHFSSIASLSPQLQECDHQARSLLPKDSKFTIIKFNYEQPKISYLFYPEFDTDPHPTLHQSIQVDLQTQTTQQRDYYQSSNPPILHRKETFVNQDYPLYQIFAQLTKQEEEIGLFHETHTIGTRKGWEQRLQEYNVELKDHQVILLPSPSGRGAGGEGNIKIDRHKAAIHRPDLSKPVRLALEAGLFTENTTFFDYGCGHGEDIKRISDRGFASNGWDPYYRPQSDRTSAEIVNLGYIINVIESQIERREALIKAWELTQKVLIVSAQVLIGDVGKGQIAYSDGVVSSRNTFQKYYEQEELKLYIDQVLGVDSVPVALGIYFVFRDEMQAQSFRASRFRSRATTPRIRLVSKRFEDYRELLTPLMDFFTERGRLPVGEELSNFEPLLTEFGTVRRAFNLIVSATNQDEWDAIADKRRQDILVFLALSNFDNPYKRLKSSQLSKQYQTDIKSLFGSYQGASTTADLMLFNLGREGFIATCCRNSKIGRLDHQALYVHISALEHLDTMLRLYEGCASRTIGRMDGATLIKFHLHKPKISYLFYPDFDRDPHPKMQASMQIDLRDLQVRYRDYHNSDNPPVLHSKDTYVLSDYPQYEKFAKLTKQEESWGLLENMKDISHWQGWQEKLKEHCAELQGHRLVWLKGTDSEAIKLLKAKRKAIKIQ; from the coding sequence ATGATTATAGGGTGTGATCACAATCAAATAATTAACCTATGTCAACAAAGTAATGTCGGCAAAAAGTTACCCAACGCGCTTTATGTCCACTTCTCCTCGATCGCCTCTTTATCTCCACAATTACAAGAATGCGATCACCAAGCCAGATCACTACTTCCCAAAGACAGCAAATTCACCATCATCAAATTCAACTACGAACAACCCAAAATCTCCTACCTGTTCTATCCAGAATTTGATACTGACCCACATCCCACATTACATCAGAGCATTCAAGTTGATCTCCAAACCCAAACCACTCAACAGCGCGATTATTACCAATCTTCCAATCCGCCAATCCTACATCGCAAAGAAACCTTCGTAAATCAAGACTATCCGCTTTATCAGATATTTGCTCAACTCACCAAACAAGAAGAAGAGATCGGCTTATTTCATGAGACGCACACCATCGGCACTCGCAAAGGATGGGAACAACGTTTACAGGAATACAACGTTGAACTTAAAGATCATCAAGTTATCTTGCTCCCCTCTCCTTCTGGGAGAGGGGCTGGGGGTGAGGGAAACATCAAAATTGATCGCCATAAAGCTGCCATTCATCGTCCTGACCTATCCAAACCCGTTCGCCTCGCCCTAGAAGCAGGACTATTTACAGAAAACACAACCTTCTTTGACTATGGCTGTGGTCATGGTGAAGATATCAAAAGAATTAGCGATCGCGGCTTCGCTAGTAATGGTTGGGATCCATACTATCGACCACAAAGCGATCGTACCAGCGCCGAAATCGTCAACCTCGGCTATATTATCAACGTCATCGAATCACAGATCGAAAGAAGAGAAGCACTAATCAAAGCATGGGAATTAACGCAAAAAGTTTTGATAGTATCAGCACAAGTTTTAATCGGTGATGTCGGCAAAGGACAAATCGCTTACAGTGATGGCGTAGTGAGTAGCCGTAACACCTTCCAGAAATACTACGAACAAGAAGAACTCAAACTCTATATCGATCAAGTATTAGGCGTAGATTCAGTTCCTGTTGCTCTCGGCATTTATTTTGTATTTCGCGATGAAATGCAAGCGCAAAGCTTTAGAGCATCACGTTTTCGCTCAAGAGCTACCACACCCAGAATCCGCCTTGTCTCCAAACGCTTTGAAGACTATCGTGAATTACTTACTCCCCTCATGGATTTCTTCACAGAGAGAGGCAGATTACCTGTCGGCGAAGAACTGTCAAACTTTGAGCCGTTACTAACAGAATTTGGGACAGTACGCCGTGCCTTTAACTTGATCGTCAGCGCCACCAATCAAGACGAATGGGATGCGATCGCTGATAAGCGCCGCCAAGATATTTTAGTATTCCTAGCCCTCAGCAACTTTGACAACCCTTACAAACGGCTCAAATCAAGTCAACTTTCTAAACAATATCAAACCGATATCAAATCCTTATTCGGATCTTACCAAGGAGCAAGTACCACGGCTGACCTGATGTTATTTAATTTAGGTCGGGAAGGATTCATCGCTACCTGTTGTCGAAACAGCAAAATTGGGCGACTAGATCATCAAGCCCTCTACGTGCATATCTCAGCACTAGAACATCTAGATACCATGCTCAGACTTTATGAAGGATGTGCCAGCCGTACCATTGGCAGAATGGATGGAGCCACACTAATCAAATTTCATCTTCACAAACCCAAAATCAGCTATCTGTTTTATCCCGACTTTGATCGAGATCCCCATCCAAAGATGCAAGCTTCAATGCAAATCGACCTGAGAGATTTACAGGTTCGTTATCGTGACTATCACAACTCCGATAATCCCCCCGTACTACATTCCAAAGATACCTATGTCTTATCCGACTACCCGCAGTATGAGAAATTTGCCAAATTAACCAAACAGGAAGAAAGTTGGGGACTGTTAGAAAATATGAAAGACATTTCACACTGGCAAGGTTGGCAAGAAAAATTAAAAGAACATTGTGCAGAGCTTCAAGGGCATCGATTAGTTTGGCTAAAAGGTACTGATTCAGAAGCAATTAAATTACTAAAAGCAAAGCGTAAGGCGATAAAGATTCAATAA